AAGCCATACTTCAGATTTTAGTTTAGCCTCTGCAGGTCAGATAGGGTCAGAGTAGTGAGATTTCCTTTTGAGGCATTCAACCACATCTCATTTTTATAACCACACTTGTTTCCTAGAATACCTTCACAGCCTCCAAAATGGCACGCTATCCCCAATATAGTGAcctatggctctggtcaaaagtagtgcactatatagggtatagggtgccatttagggtacGGGCCTTATGAATAATAACACGATTTCTCTGAAATGGGAGAAGGCAAAGTAGCAGCGCAAACTGCAGTTGCAGAGATGAATATAATACAAGCGTAAGAGCTCAATCAGACacagtacatatgagatgagtgagccagagaagagagagagacagagatgagagacCGATAGAAACCACACACCACAATAAAGTAACCACACACCACAATAAAGTGCACTCAACCATGTCCTCGGAAGAGAGAGAAGATTGGACAACCTCATCATGCATTCAGTCATAAAAAGGAGGTGTAGGAATTCTATTCCATATGCAAAATAAAAAGTCAAGGTATTCAGAAACGACTACCTTTCTGTTTCTGACGGAAACAAAACAGGATTACTAGTAGTTAGAGCCCTTTTTATTTCAGATATAAAAATGACAACGCTTGATTCACAACCATTTCGCTAAGAATAATTAGAAACAAAGACGAGCGCAACAAGATCAAGACATATCCCTGGGGCTACACGACAAAGACAGTTTTCATGGTCAACGTTTCTCCGTTTCAACACAAGTCTCAATAAAACAATAGAATGTCTCCTTTTCTCACTTTCCTTTCATTAGTTTCTCTCTCCTAAACATAAACTACACCCCATACCATTAAAGGGACAAATCATACAACCAATAGAGACAAAAAAATACAGAACACATACACTACTGAGGAAGTATAGACTACTTCCAACTGTTGGTCATCATAGACTTTCTGACGCAACATCAGCATCAATCAAAGTCTGTAGAAGGGTGTTTGACAGTTTGAGAACTAAATCCGCTATGAGTATTTAAAGATTTATGTCCTGAAAGTGGCATCACATTGATTGCCAAAATGAGTAATGGTAAATGATTCATTACACCCTTGACAACAACTAAAATATTTAACATGACATATTAAAGCTAGAATCTTCAGCTAAAACAATAACAAGGTGGTACCCCTCCTCTGTTTAGTAAaaagcctggagaaatgtaaccactgtcAAATTCATAGACATAGCTATGGACATAATCAAACTAATgacagttttaaccatgttttaaagctatacagtatttgtttacatttaccTTGTTTGCAAACATTGAAGCAAAAAAAGCACATATCTGGGGTTCTGACTGGGTACGacggttgaactaagctcatgagacatttatacattatattcttcaagaatcaatgggtatgtaTCATCAATGTGTATGTCAGAAAATGGATCTAACaactcccactgggcaaaaatgtACTGCACCAACGATGTTTCCACCATCCTTTAAAATCAAAACTCTATGTGGTGATGTTGAATCAATGTGGGAAACTGAGTAGATTAGAAAAGGTCATCAGGGTAAAGGAATGTCTGTAACGGTTtccttcctgggatgaaggagaggaccaacacgcagcgcggctagtgttcaacatgatttaataaagaatataTGAGAACACTACaatcaacaaaacaagaaaatgtgaaaaccgaaagcagtcctatctggtgcagaacacaaagacagaagacaactacccacaatccccaacacaaaacaagccacctattaatgattctcaatcagggacaacgattgacagctgcctctggttgagaaccatatcaggctgaacacagaaacagacaaactagacacacaacatagaatgcccacccagctcacgtcctgaccaactctaAAACAAGCAAcgcacataagaactatggtcaggatgtgacaaTGTCGTATTTTTTTCACCAAACTTTTAacataaatccaatgacatggtgaaatgttttgttgatttcccATCGAATtgacattagttgacaactcaaccaaaattAGATCAAAGCTAGACATTGAagtgacatctgtgcccagtgggtaaggATTCTAGGATTCTAGGGATTTTGTAGTTCTGCTTTCACAGTGCCTTGGTTGAGGTACTGTTTACTGTTTCTAGGCACTTGAAGACACAAGATGAACATTCAGTCCAGTGTAACAGCCAATCATAATGACAAGATCAATAGTACTGTACAGCACTACAACCAATCACAACAACCAAATCAATATGGAGACACTCTCAGAGACTTATACAATATCTTTCTCATTAAATCCTACTGTTGGGAAAACATATGACGATGAGAAATAGAGGTCGTGTTTCTTCCCAATAAACACTGTAAAATTAAAATTATAACAGTCGACAAAAAAGTAGTTCGTAATTGAGTCAGAAATCTCAAAAGGTATTGACCACATGACTTCATAAACAGTCGACACAAAAAGGGGCATGTTGATGGCACTGACAAACCGAGCCGGTCAGGGACGTGCAGACGGGCAGGTGCAGTACAGTGGCTTGTCCAGAGGCCCGTCTTCACATTAAAAATAGTTACATACACCTTGCAAGTTTGCCACTGTGTAAACTATCCCATGGACATGTAAGAACCCCCACCGCTGTCACTGCCACCACACATAGCCCACTGCTAGAGCACAGTGCTGGCTGTGTCAAAGTCCTTGCTGATCTGGGAGGAGCTGGGTAGAGACTTGAGGTACTCCATGTGTCTCCTCGCGTCCTCCTGGTTGTGCCTGACGTAGTAGATGACGTAGGTGATTACCATGGCGAACCAGCAGAACATGGTCACGAACATGGCCACGTCGGTGGTCTTGTGGTGGAAGTTACAGAAGTTGATGCCAGAGTCCAGGACCTGAATGACGGGCCGGCCGGCGTACTCGTCCTGGACAGAGGTGTGGCAGCTCACCTCGTTGACCGTCTCAGGGTCCAGCCTCAGCTCCCTCAGTACCTCCTGGAGGGAACACTCGCAGTGCCAGGGGTTGTTGGAGAGTCTTATACGGGCACTCAGCTTGGTGAAGGCCTCCTTGGGGACGCTGCGGAGCTGGTTGTTGGAGAGGTCCAGGGAGCGGAGTCCCTCAGAGACCCCCAGGAAGGCCCCTGCGTCGATACTCTCGATGT
This genomic stretch from Salvelinus fontinalis isolate EN_2023a chromosome 41, ASM2944872v1, whole genome shotgun sequence harbors:
- the LOC129840667 gene encoding leucine-rich repeat-containing protein 3-like, with the protein product MGPPQPRWQALFPSSFCVSTSPVRTLCLVAALMVVMATPCPKSCHCSERNGVVVQCVSRSLDQIPPDLPEDTVTLLLSSNRISHIPNQAFKDLRRLKELDLSHNHIESIDAGAFLGVSEGLRSLDLSNNQLRSVPKEAFTKLSARIRLSNNPWHCECSLQEVLRELRLDPETVNEVSCHTSVQDEYAGRPVIQVLDSGINFCNFHHKTTDVAMFVTMFCWFAMVITYVIYYVRHNQEDARRHMEYLKSLPSSSQISKDFDTASTVL